A single window of Microbispora hainanensis DNA harbors:
- a CDS encoding LacI family DNA-binding transcriptional regulator, translated as MPPSRRRATLATVAASAGVSVATVSKVLNGRSDVAPETRSLVLSLLAQHNYIAPPQRRGDTAPDTIEVEFDADLNAYSTEIVQGAVQAGADLDVAVVVSIRRDADRTGGWARDLVAAGRRALVAVTGELTAVQLTALARARLPLVVIDPLNLPRARVTSVGSTNFAGGMAATQHLLALGHRRVAYLGGPATAACNQARLHGYRAAMEAAGAPVLPGYARAGTFHYHDGVTGGAALLDLPEAPTAIFAGCDDIALGVLEAARARGLRVPDDLSIVGFDDTQIARMASPPLTTVRQPLREMGAVAVRTALRLAAGEQVESHHVELATELVVRGSTAPAAHTGG; from the coding sequence ATGCCGCCCAGTCGTAGGCGGGCCACACTCGCCACGGTCGCGGCCTCGGCGGGGGTGTCGGTCGCGACCGTGTCGAAGGTGCTCAACGGCCGCAGCGACGTCGCGCCGGAGACGCGTTCCCTGGTGCTGTCGCTGCTGGCGCAGCACAACTACATCGCGCCGCCGCAGCGCCGGGGCGATACCGCGCCCGACACGATCGAGGTGGAGTTCGACGCGGACCTCAACGCGTACTCCACCGAGATCGTCCAGGGCGCGGTGCAGGCCGGGGCCGATCTCGACGTGGCCGTGGTGGTGAGCATCCGGCGCGACGCCGACCGCACGGGAGGGTGGGCGCGTGACCTGGTCGCGGCCGGACGCCGGGCGCTGGTCGCCGTCACCGGCGAGCTGACCGCCGTGCAGCTCACCGCCCTGGCCCGGGCGCGGCTGCCCCTCGTCGTGATCGACCCGCTGAACCTGCCGAGGGCCCGGGTGACCAGCGTCGGCTCGACGAACTTCGCCGGTGGCATGGCCGCGACGCAGCACCTGCTCGCGCTCGGTCACCGGCGCGTCGCCTATCTGGGCGGCCCGGCCACCGCGGCCTGCAACCAGGCCCGGCTGCACGGCTATCGGGCCGCGATGGAGGCCGCGGGCGCGCCCGTCCTGCCCGGGTACGCGCGGGCCGGAACCTTCCACTACCACGACGGCGTGACGGGCGGGGCGGCCCTGCTCGACCTGCCGGAGGCGCCCACGGCGATCTTCGCGGGCTGCGACGACATCGCGCTGGGCGTGCTCGAAGCGGCCCGGGCCCGGGGGCTGCGCGTGCCCGATGACCTCAGCATCGTGGGCTTCGACGACACGCAGATCGCCCGGATGGCCTCGCCGCCCCTGACCACCGTGCGGCAGCCGCTGCGGGAGATGGGCGCCGTCGCGGTCCGTACGGCGCTGCGCCTGGCGGCCGGGGAGCAGGTCGAGTCGCATCACGTCGAGCTCGCGACGGAGCTGGTGGTGCGCGGCTCGACCGCACCCGCGGCGCACACTGGAGGGTGA